From a single Drosophila sulfurigaster albostrigata strain 15112-1811.04 chromosome 3, ASM2355843v2, whole genome shotgun sequence genomic region:
- the LOC133846504 gene encoding uncharacterized protein LOC133846504 isoform X2, producing MEAMKKLDADLVALFATAGEPKMEQLKKKQQQQLWPEPELADQELPTVEEEDQEQLLQEQELATPELFKKVNAVQLHLEALTLQPEGTKRMELLQNEVRPIFTVECQLSDDLIRSVPRTPMFHLMQFESEKFQSLTQCTRFGQTQQREVHLQEMAADQEMMMGSIYFTIWWREPGTCLNELLGMGRLPLAELYQASLLEQCKCIVIQRRDVHLASLYLKISLRADQQLMLSKALAESNNNNNNNNSNDKNYHSAAAAANNNKNNNSNNNNNSNSNSHESNSTKAASTPTPPEPTKNNNNKATLDSVNFMAETTKVRLLRGYIYASEMRHLSAADADGCKELVLQPFWQSESLTVPVNPQGNFQLQEQFAIINDEKFLHSVERQQLVLDLRPLGGKAKLPLHQFYIAYKDASITNHLFKGKLPVISIDGWTPIVHPETQAQLGELKVLLAIGSEAQIAQLKQLRGFDQENNQEQPQRRTSDLLDMLQNALSAPVPTPLPPPAVVGNKFSFSLHIVGAAGLPLNPGYGKSGKKQAKRQAAAKRFPPNEPPNTYVTFQALSCNAQTYKSHEGLVYATPIVERSTTPQWHSKFQVEIGADYLSNPQKLFVLKLWKKTALSAGTSTEPTPLEDAIIGFAALNLNRSNTGGFPSGWHNIVDFNGRVTGGLEIHVQPMPAATASGGNVDSAIDQFEQTLELRHLQLGQAIKRKYTELEQISNRLRTRLVDVTGQPLQSQGLDVDAVLGNWQPDEMQQGFEDDELVADFERALRTPTPPLDSTDATDIAESAQPTAQSRHPADDAGKE from the exons ATGGAGGCCATGAAGAAATTAGATGCGGATCTGGTGGCATTATTTGCCACCGCCGGTGAGCCCAAAATGGAGCAACtaaagaagaagcaacagcaacaactgtggcCGGAACCGGAGCTTGCTGATCAGGAATTGCCCACAGTGGAGGAAGAAGACcaagagcagctgctgcaggaACAAGAACTGGCAACGCCGGAGCTGTTCAAGAAGGTGAACGCAGTGCAGCTTCATCTGGAGGCATTGACACTCCAACCGGAGGGCACCAAGCGCATGGAGTTGCTGCAGAACGAAGTGCGTCCCATCTTCACGGTCGAGTGTCAGCTGTCCGATGATCTGATTCGTTCCGTGCCCCGCACTCCCATGTTTCACCTGATGCAATTCGAGTCGGAGAAGTTCCAGAGTCTTACGCAATGCACTCGCTTCGGACAGACGCAGCAGCGTGAGGTGCACCTGCAGGAGATGGCTGCCGATCAGGAGATGATGATGGGCAGCATTTATTTCACCATTTGGTGGCGTGAACCCGGCACTTGTCTCAACGAGCTGCTCGGCATGGGTCGCCTGCCATTGGCAGAGCTTTATCAGGCATCGCTGTTGGAGCAATGCAAGTGCATTGTGATTCAACGGCGTGATGTCCATTTGGCCAGCTTGTATCTGAAGATTAGCCTGCGGGCAGATCAGCAATTGATGCTCAGCAAGGCTTTGGccgagagcaacaacaacaataacaacaacaacagcaatgacaaGAACTACCACAGCGCAGCTGCCGCAG ccaacaacaataagaataataacagcaacaacaacaacaatagcaacagcaacagccacgaAAGCAATTCAACCAAGGCAGCTTCAACACCAACGCCGCCAGAgccaactaaaaataataacaacaaagccaCATTGGACAGCGTGAATTTCATGGCCGAGACGACCAAAGTGCGTCTGCTGCGTGGCTATATCTACGCCAGCGAGATGCGACATCTGTCAGCAGCCGATGCCGATGGCTGCAAGGAGCTGGTGTTGCAACCGTTTTGGCAATCCGAGTCGCTGACGGTGCCCGTTAATCCGCAAGGCAATTTCCAGCTCCAAGAGCAATTTGCCATCATCAACGATGAGAAGTTTCTGCACAGCGTGGAGCGACAGCAGCTGGTTCTGGACCTGCGTCCGCTAGGTGGCAAAGCGAAGCTGCCACTGCATCAGTTCTACATCGCCTACAAAGACGCCAGCATCACCAATCACTTGTTCAAGGGCAAA CTGCCTGTGATTTCAATTGATGGCTGGACGCCCATTGTGCATCCGGAGACACAGGCACAGCTGGGTGAACTGAAGGTGCTGCTGGCCATTGGCAGCGAGGCGCAGATAGCGCAATTGAAGCAGCTGCGTGGCTTTGATCAGGAAAACAATCAAGAACAGCCGCAGCGACGCACCTCAGATCTGCTTGACATGCTGCAGAATGCACTCAGTGCTCCGGTGCCAACGCCGCTTCCCCCGCCAGCTGTGGTGGGCAATAAATTCAGCTTCAGTTTGCATATTGTGGGTGCAGCGGGGCTGCCCTTGAATCCCGGCTATGGCAAATCGGGCAAGAAGCAGGCCAAACGTCAGGCGGCTGCCAAACGTTTTCCGCCCAACGAGCCGCCCAACACGTATGTGACCTTTCAGGCGTTGAGCTGCAATGCACAGACGTACAAGTCGCACGAGGGCTTGGTCTATGCCACGCCCATTGTGGAGCGTTCAACGACACCGCAGTGGCACAGCAAATTCCAGGTGGAAATCGGCGCTGACTACTTAAGCAAT CCACAAAAGCTCTTTGTGCTCAAGCTCTGGAAGAAGACAGCTTTGAGCGCTGGCACAAGCACGGAACCCACACCTCTAGAGGATGCCATAATTGGTTTTGCTGCCCTTAATCTCAATCGCAGCAACACTGGTGGCTTTCCCAGTGGCTGGCACAACATCGTGGACTTCAATGGCCGCGTCACTGGCGGCTTGGAGATCCATGTGCAACCGATGCCTGCTGCGACTGCATCGGGGGGTAATGTGGACAGTGCCATCGATCAGTTTGAGCAAACGCTGGAGCTGCGACATTTGCAGCTCGGCCAGGCCATTAAGCGTAAGTATACGGAGCTGGAGCAAATCTCGAATAGATTGCGCACACGTCTCGTTGATGTGACGGGTCAGCCACTGCAATCCCAAGGGCTTGATGTGGACGCTGTCTTGGGTAATTGGCAGCCGGATGAAATGCAGCAGGGATTCGAGGATGATGAGTTGGTGGCAGATTTCGAGCGTGCTCTGCGCACGCCAACGCCACCGTTAGATTCGACGGATGCCACAGATATAGCGGAGTCAGCGCAACCCACCGCACAAAGCCGCCATCCTGCCGACGATGCTGGCAAGGAATAG
- the LOC133846504 gene encoding uncharacterized protein LOC133846504 isoform X1, which yields MKAEYTQEASSSPNVYNKCSDKSNLLLFLLANAADNNKNKFAFYEFEIEIEVSRINFITDKSIKAPTPTSASAASHQYNESPGQTKVSSSFSAGASGVTGGVVTPQIIWWAEQQRAVIVSISCDACSKSNGIKKLCTRRQQSASQQRQQQQSPKQQQHNNYHQQQHLHHHRRHNKLRYCVRSKSLALFLDYLREFVSGSGGYVKDHAHDQEQQKSTPSVPHRRLQLQSLPASASLVQSKAASSNTNVNACNGFEYKTKIYALYRHVQISGTSGQVQQQQQLKVAAIQLRFLKMLLAAAATAGAGAAANASNQIGSAAAVLPPSSTALPAAAMLQDHNHQLTINNCSQSPQPGERISSGTAKAKVKSIGTAVAAPAKVELMEAMKKLDADLVALFATAGEPKMEQLKKKQQQQLWPEPELADQELPTVEEEDQEQLLQEQELATPELFKKVNAVQLHLEALTLQPEGTKRMELLQNEVRPIFTVECQLSDDLIRSVPRTPMFHLMQFESEKFQSLTQCTRFGQTQQREVHLQEMAADQEMMMGSIYFTIWWREPGTCLNELLGMGRLPLAELYQASLLEQCKCIVIQRRDVHLASLYLKISLRADQQLMLSKALAESNNNNNNNNSNDKNYHSAAAAANNNKNNNSNNNNNSNSNSHESNSTKAASTPTPPEPTKNNNNKATLDSVNFMAETTKVRLLRGYIYASEMRHLSAADADGCKELVLQPFWQSESLTVPVNPQGNFQLQEQFAIINDEKFLHSVERQQLVLDLRPLGGKAKLPLHQFYIAYKDASITNHLFKGKLPVISIDGWTPIVHPETQAQLGELKVLLAIGSEAQIAQLKQLRGFDQENNQEQPQRRTSDLLDMLQNALSAPVPTPLPPPAVVGNKFSFSLHIVGAAGLPLNPGYGKSGKKQAKRQAAAKRFPPNEPPNTYVTFQALSCNAQTYKSHEGLVYATPIVERSTTPQWHSKFQVEIGADYLSNPQKLFVLKLWKKTALSAGTSTEPTPLEDAIIGFAALNLNRSNTGGFPSGWHNIVDFNGRVTGGLEIHVQPMPAATASGGNVDSAIDQFEQTLELRHLQLGQAIKRKYTELEQISNRLRTRLVDVTGQPLQSQGLDVDAVLGNWQPDEMQQGFEDDELVADFERALRTPTPPLDSTDATDIAESAQPTAQSRHPADDAGKE from the exons ATGAAAGCTGAATATACACAAGAAGCGTCATCGTCGCCTAATGTGTATAATAAGTGTAGtgacaaatcaaatttattattatttttattagctaATGCAGCAGACAATAACAAGaataaatttgcattctacgaatttgaaattgaaatcgaagtGAGCCGCATCAATTTCATAACAGATAAATCGATCAAAGCGCCAACGCCAACGTCAGCGTCAGCAGCGTCCCACCAATACAACGAAAGCCCTGGGCAAACGAAAGTCTCGTCGTCGTTTAGTGCGGGGGCGTCGGGTGTTACGGGAGGTGTTGTAACGCCGCAAATCATCTGGTGGGCTGAGCAGCAGAGGGCCGTCATCGTCAGCATCAGCTGTGACGCCTGCAGCAAAAGTAACGGCATCAAAAAGCTCTGCACGCGCAGACAGCAAAGCGCAAgtcaacagcgacagcaacaacaaagtccaaagcagcagcagcataataattatcatcagcagcagcatcttcatcatcatcgtcgtcataaTAAATTACGTTATTGTGTGCGCAGCAAAAGCCTCGCGCTATTCTTAGACTATTTGCGCGAATTTGTCTCCGGCAGCGGCGGCTACGTCAAAGACCACGCCCACGatcaagagcaacaaaaatcaacgCCTTCAGTACCTCATCGTCgtctgcagttgcagtcgctgcCTGCGTCGGCGTCGTTGGTGCAAAGTAAAGCAGCTAGTAGTAACACAAACGTCAACGCTTGCAACGGTTTCGAgtataaaaccaaaatttaTGCTTTATATCGTCACGTCCAGATTAGTGGCACGTCGGgtcaagtgcaacagcaacagcagctgaaagTCGCTGCAATACAATTGCGCTTTCTCAAAATGCTgcttgccgctgctgccaccgCCGGCGCTGGCGCCGCTGCTAACGCAAGTAATCAAATTGGGTCCGCAGCAGCAGTGCTGCCGCCATCGTCGACCGCGCTGCCGGCTGCTGCGATGCTGCAGGATCATAACCATCAGTTGACCATCAACAACTGTTCACAGTCGCCGCAGCCGGGCGAGCGCATTTCGTCAG GtacagccaaagccaaagtcaagtCAATCGGAACAGCAGTCGCTGCACCAGCCAAAGTCGAGCTAATGGAGGCCATGAAGAAATTAGATGCGGATCTGGTGGCATTATTTGCCACCGCCGGTGAGCCCAAAATGGAGCAACtaaagaagaagcaacagcaacaactgtggcCGGAACCGGAGCTTGCTGATCAGGAATTGCCCACAGTGGAGGAAGAAGACcaagagcagctgctgcaggaACAAGAACTGGCAACGCCGGAGCTGTTCAAGAAGGTGAACGCAGTGCAGCTTCATCTGGAGGCATTGACACTCCAACCGGAGGGCACCAAGCGCATGGAGTTGCTGCAGAACGAAGTGCGTCCCATCTTCACGGTCGAGTGTCAGCTGTCCGATGATCTGATTCGTTCCGTGCCCCGCACTCCCATGTTTCACCTGATGCAATTCGAGTCGGAGAAGTTCCAGAGTCTTACGCAATGCACTCGCTTCGGACAGACGCAGCAGCGTGAGGTGCACCTGCAGGAGATGGCTGCCGATCAGGAGATGATGATGGGCAGCATTTATTTCACCATTTGGTGGCGTGAACCCGGCACTTGTCTCAACGAGCTGCTCGGCATGGGTCGCCTGCCATTGGCAGAGCTTTATCAGGCATCGCTGTTGGAGCAATGCAAGTGCATTGTGATTCAACGGCGTGATGTCCATTTGGCCAGCTTGTATCTGAAGATTAGCCTGCGGGCAGATCAGCAATTGATGCTCAGCAAGGCTTTGGccgagagcaacaacaacaataacaacaacaacagcaatgacaaGAACTACCACAGCGCAGCTGCCGCAG ccaacaacaataagaataataacagcaacaacaacaacaatagcaacagcaacagccacgaAAGCAATTCAACCAAGGCAGCTTCAACACCAACGCCGCCAGAgccaactaaaaataataacaacaaagccaCATTGGACAGCGTGAATTTCATGGCCGAGACGACCAAAGTGCGTCTGCTGCGTGGCTATATCTACGCCAGCGAGATGCGACATCTGTCAGCAGCCGATGCCGATGGCTGCAAGGAGCTGGTGTTGCAACCGTTTTGGCAATCCGAGTCGCTGACGGTGCCCGTTAATCCGCAAGGCAATTTCCAGCTCCAAGAGCAATTTGCCATCATCAACGATGAGAAGTTTCTGCACAGCGTGGAGCGACAGCAGCTGGTTCTGGACCTGCGTCCGCTAGGTGGCAAAGCGAAGCTGCCACTGCATCAGTTCTACATCGCCTACAAAGACGCCAGCATCACCAATCACTTGTTCAAGGGCAAA CTGCCTGTGATTTCAATTGATGGCTGGACGCCCATTGTGCATCCGGAGACACAGGCACAGCTGGGTGAACTGAAGGTGCTGCTGGCCATTGGCAGCGAGGCGCAGATAGCGCAATTGAAGCAGCTGCGTGGCTTTGATCAGGAAAACAATCAAGAACAGCCGCAGCGACGCACCTCAGATCTGCTTGACATGCTGCAGAATGCACTCAGTGCTCCGGTGCCAACGCCGCTTCCCCCGCCAGCTGTGGTGGGCAATAAATTCAGCTTCAGTTTGCATATTGTGGGTGCAGCGGGGCTGCCCTTGAATCCCGGCTATGGCAAATCGGGCAAGAAGCAGGCCAAACGTCAGGCGGCTGCCAAACGTTTTCCGCCCAACGAGCCGCCCAACACGTATGTGACCTTTCAGGCGTTGAGCTGCAATGCACAGACGTACAAGTCGCACGAGGGCTTGGTCTATGCCACGCCCATTGTGGAGCGTTCAACGACACCGCAGTGGCACAGCAAATTCCAGGTGGAAATCGGCGCTGACTACTTAAGCAAT CCACAAAAGCTCTTTGTGCTCAAGCTCTGGAAGAAGACAGCTTTGAGCGCTGGCACAAGCACGGAACCCACACCTCTAGAGGATGCCATAATTGGTTTTGCTGCCCTTAATCTCAATCGCAGCAACACTGGTGGCTTTCCCAGTGGCTGGCACAACATCGTGGACTTCAATGGCCGCGTCACTGGCGGCTTGGAGATCCATGTGCAACCGATGCCTGCTGCGACTGCATCGGGGGGTAATGTGGACAGTGCCATCGATCAGTTTGAGCAAACGCTGGAGCTGCGACATTTGCAGCTCGGCCAGGCCATTAAGCGTAAGTATACGGAGCTGGAGCAAATCTCGAATAGATTGCGCACACGTCTCGTTGATGTGACGGGTCAGCCACTGCAATCCCAAGGGCTTGATGTGGACGCTGTCTTGGGTAATTGGCAGCCGGATGAAATGCAGCAGGGATTCGAGGATGATGAGTTGGTGGCAGATTTCGAGCGTGCTCTGCGCACGCCAACGCCACCGTTAGATTCGACGGATGCCACAGATATAGCGGAGTCAGCGCAACCCACCGCACAAAGCCGCCATCCTGCCGACGATGCTGGCAAGGAATAG
- the LOC133845455 gene encoding BCL2/adenovirus E1B 19 kDa protein-interacting protein 3 isoform X3 encodes MAGIKSPDRITPLPFSNGEEYLRLLREAQRESNQSSRVVSLASSRRDTPRDSPKSPPNSPQSEQCPDDELRNVYINYWTKGGDKHNTDNGDWLQNWNRGIEEQPPKDWKFERSSDSDEDEKKKTTGYSIRLKRLGANSLFSREILYSLLVTNVLSLLLGAGFGLWLSKRGILLTRVVID; translated from the exons ATGGCAGGCATCAAGAGCCCCGACAGAATTACTCCGCTGCCCTTCAGCAACGGCGAGGAGTATTTGCGTTTGTTGCGTGAAGCGCAACGCGAATCAAATCAGTCCAGTCGCGTTGTCTCCCTGGCCAGCTCTCGTCGTGATACGCCCCGTGACAGTCCCAAGAGTCCACCAAACAGTCCACAATCGGAGCAGTGCCCGGATGATGAGTTGCGGAACGTGTACATCAATTATTGGACTAAG GGCGGAGATAAACACAACACCGATAATGGCGATTGGTTGCAGAACTGGAATCGCGGCATTGAGGAGCAGCCACCGAA AGATTGGAAATTCGAGCGTTCTAGCGATAGTGATGAGGatgagaagaagaaaacaacgGGTTATTCCATACGTTTAAAGCGCCTGGGCGCCAATTCGTTGTTCTCCCGCGAAATTCTCTACTCGCTGCTGGTCACCAATGtgctctcgctgctgctgggcgCCGGCTTTGG TTTATGGCTGAGCAAGCGCGGCATTCTGCTTACCCGCGTGGTCATTGACTGA
- the LOC133846504 gene encoding uncharacterized protein LOC133846504 isoform X3 — translation MAETTKVRLLRGYIYASEMRHLSAADADGCKELVLQPFWQSESLTVPVNPQGNFQLQEQFAIINDEKFLHSVERQQLVLDLRPLGGKAKLPLHQFYIAYKDASITNHLFKGKLPVISIDGWTPIVHPETQAQLGELKVLLAIGSEAQIAQLKQLRGFDQENNQEQPQRRTSDLLDMLQNALSAPVPTPLPPPAVVGNKFSFSLHIVGAAGLPLNPGYGKSGKKQAKRQAAAKRFPPNEPPNTYVTFQALSCNAQTYKSHEGLVYATPIVERSTTPQWHSKFQVEIGADYLSNPQKLFVLKLWKKTALSAGTSTEPTPLEDAIIGFAALNLNRSNTGGFPSGWHNIVDFNGRVTGGLEIHVQPMPAATASGGNVDSAIDQFEQTLELRHLQLGQAIKRKYTELEQISNRLRTRLVDVTGQPLQSQGLDVDAVLGNWQPDEMQQGFEDDELVADFERALRTPTPPLDSTDATDIAESAQPTAQSRHPADDAGKE, via the exons ATGGCCGAGACGACCAAAGTGCGTCTGCTGCGTGGCTATATCTACGCCAGCGAGATGCGACATCTGTCAGCAGCCGATGCCGATGGCTGCAAGGAGCTGGTGTTGCAACCGTTTTGGCAATCCGAGTCGCTGACGGTGCCCGTTAATCCGCAAGGCAATTTCCAGCTCCAAGAGCAATTTGCCATCATCAACGATGAGAAGTTTCTGCACAGCGTGGAGCGACAGCAGCTGGTTCTGGACCTGCGTCCGCTAGGTGGCAAAGCGAAGCTGCCACTGCATCAGTTCTACATCGCCTACAAAGACGCCAGCATCACCAATCACTTGTTCAAGGGCAAA CTGCCTGTGATTTCAATTGATGGCTGGACGCCCATTGTGCATCCGGAGACACAGGCACAGCTGGGTGAACTGAAGGTGCTGCTGGCCATTGGCAGCGAGGCGCAGATAGCGCAATTGAAGCAGCTGCGTGGCTTTGATCAGGAAAACAATCAAGAACAGCCGCAGCGACGCACCTCAGATCTGCTTGACATGCTGCAGAATGCACTCAGTGCTCCGGTGCCAACGCCGCTTCCCCCGCCAGCTGTGGTGGGCAATAAATTCAGCTTCAGTTTGCATATTGTGGGTGCAGCGGGGCTGCCCTTGAATCCCGGCTATGGCAAATCGGGCAAGAAGCAGGCCAAACGTCAGGCGGCTGCCAAACGTTTTCCGCCCAACGAGCCGCCCAACACGTATGTGACCTTTCAGGCGTTGAGCTGCAATGCACAGACGTACAAGTCGCACGAGGGCTTGGTCTATGCCACGCCCATTGTGGAGCGTTCAACGACACCGCAGTGGCACAGCAAATTCCAGGTGGAAATCGGCGCTGACTACTTAAGCAAT CCACAAAAGCTCTTTGTGCTCAAGCTCTGGAAGAAGACAGCTTTGAGCGCTGGCACAAGCACGGAACCCACACCTCTAGAGGATGCCATAATTGGTTTTGCTGCCCTTAATCTCAATCGCAGCAACACTGGTGGCTTTCCCAGTGGCTGGCACAACATCGTGGACTTCAATGGCCGCGTCACTGGCGGCTTGGAGATCCATGTGCAACCGATGCCTGCTGCGACTGCATCGGGGGGTAATGTGGACAGTGCCATCGATCAGTTTGAGCAAACGCTGGAGCTGCGACATTTGCAGCTCGGCCAGGCCATTAAGCGTAAGTATACGGAGCTGGAGCAAATCTCGAATAGATTGCGCACACGTCTCGTTGATGTGACGGGTCAGCCACTGCAATCCCAAGGGCTTGATGTGGACGCTGTCTTGGGTAATTGGCAGCCGGATGAAATGCAGCAGGGATTCGAGGATGATGAGTTGGTGGCAGATTTCGAGCGTGCTCTGCGCACGCCAACGCCACCGTTAGATTCGACGGATGCCACAGATATAGCGGAGTCAGCGCAACCCACCGCACAAAGCCGCCATCCTGCCGACGATGCTGGCAAGGAATAG
- the LOC133845455 gene encoding BCL2/adenovirus E1B 19 kDa protein-interacting protein 3 isoform X1: protein MSTTPKSTEDLLGESWIELSNTAAMAGIKSPDRITPLPFSNGEEYLRLLREAQRESNQSSRVVSLASSRRDTPRDSPKSPPNSPQSEQCPDDELRNVYINYWTKGGDKHNTDNGDWLQNWNRGIEEQPPKDWKFERSSDSDEDEKKKTTGYSIRLKRLGANSLFSREILYSLLVTNVLSLLLGAGFGLWLSKRGILLTRVVID, encoded by the exons aaTCTTGGATCGAATTGAGCAACACAGCAGCCATGGCAGGCATCAAGAGCCCCGACAGAATTACTCCGCTGCCCTTCAGCAACGGCGAGGAGTATTTGCGTTTGTTGCGTGAAGCGCAACGCGAATCAAATCAGTCCAGTCGCGTTGTCTCCCTGGCCAGCTCTCGTCGTGATACGCCCCGTGACAGTCCCAAGAGTCCACCAAACAGTCCACAATCGGAGCAGTGCCCGGATGATGAGTTGCGGAACGTGTACATCAATTATTGGACTAAG GGCGGAGATAAACACAACACCGATAATGGCGATTGGTTGCAGAACTGGAATCGCGGCATTGAGGAGCAGCCACCGAA AGATTGGAAATTCGAGCGTTCTAGCGATAGTGATGAGGatgagaagaagaaaacaacgGGTTATTCCATACGTTTAAAGCGCCTGGGCGCCAATTCGTTGTTCTCCCGCGAAATTCTCTACTCGCTGCTGGTCACCAATGtgctctcgctgctgctgggcgCCGGCTTTGG TTTATGGCTGAGCAAGCGCGGCATTCTGCTTACCCGCGTGGTCATTGACTGA
- the LOC133845804 gene encoding eukaryotic translation elongation factor 1 epsilon-1-like → LPGKVQLNEEQVVTRTSAQNKTVAGFATILESLARESKSETAQNSTASREVQAQVYQWIEFAVLYVSPGSKDKHVAKQLLGDFNKLFVNKSYLVGHFITLADLAVYYAIYDLVKSLSPLDKENYLNLSRWFDHLQQRPDIHQGEQLLNFTTIYLHNWAQGTHV, encoded by the coding sequence ttacccGGCAAAGTTCAGCTAAATGAAGAGCAAGTCGTAACTCGCACAAGcgcccaaaacaaaactgtcGCTGGCTTTGCCACCATACTAGAAAGCTTGGCCCGCGAATCGAAATCGGAGACAGCCCAAAACAGCACAGCATCCAGGGAAGTGCAGGCACAGGTGTATCAATGGATTGAATTCGCTGTGCTCTACGTGTCACCCGGCTCCAAAGATAAGCATGTGGCTAAGCAATTGTTGGGCGACTTTAACAAACTGTTTGTCAACAAATCGTATTTAGTGGGCCACTTCATCACATTGGCCGATCTGGCTGTCTATTATGCCATTTATGATCTTGTGAAATCCCTTTCGCCACTGGATAAGGAGAACTATCTGAATCTATCGCGTTGGTTTGATCATCTCCAGCAACGTCCGGACATCCATCAGGGCGAGCAATTGCTGAACTTCACCACAATCTATCTGCACAATTGGGCTCAAGGAACCCATGTTTAG
- the LOC133845455 gene encoding BCL2/adenovirus E1B 19 kDa protein-interacting protein 3 isoform X2 yields MIGLPQSWIELSNTAAMAGIKSPDRITPLPFSNGEEYLRLLREAQRESNQSSRVVSLASSRRDTPRDSPKSPPNSPQSEQCPDDELRNVYINYWTKGGDKHNTDNGDWLQNWNRGIEEQPPKDWKFERSSDSDEDEKKKTTGYSIRLKRLGANSLFSREILYSLLVTNVLSLLLGAGFGLWLSKRGILLTRVVID; encoded by the exons aaTCTTGGATCGAATTGAGCAACACAGCAGCCATGGCAGGCATCAAGAGCCCCGACAGAATTACTCCGCTGCCCTTCAGCAACGGCGAGGAGTATTTGCGTTTGTTGCGTGAAGCGCAACGCGAATCAAATCAGTCCAGTCGCGTTGTCTCCCTGGCCAGCTCTCGTCGTGATACGCCCCGTGACAGTCCCAAGAGTCCACCAAACAGTCCACAATCGGAGCAGTGCCCGGATGATGAGTTGCGGAACGTGTACATCAATTATTGGACTAAG GGCGGAGATAAACACAACACCGATAATGGCGATTGGTTGCAGAACTGGAATCGCGGCATTGAGGAGCAGCCACCGAA AGATTGGAAATTCGAGCGTTCTAGCGATAGTGATGAGGatgagaagaagaaaacaacgGGTTATTCCATACGTTTAAAGCGCCTGGGCGCCAATTCGTTGTTCTCCCGCGAAATTCTCTACTCGCTGCTGGTCACCAATGtgctctcgctgctgctgggcgCCGGCTTTGG TTTATGGCTGAGCAAGCGCGGCATTCTGCTTACCCGCGTGGTCATTGACTGA